DNA sequence from the Nicotiana tomentosiformis chromosome 3, ASM39032v3, whole genome shotgun sequence genome:
AACAtaataaggaaaagaaaaaaaaaagtgggGAAGGAAATAAGTTGGACAACCTGGAACATATACTTCATAAAAGTCTTGTTCTCAAATAACGAAATAGATTTAACAAAACGCTGAAACTCAAAGGAGTTGGCATCACAAAGCTATACTTCTTGGTTGTAGCTTTCCAGCTTGCCTGTTAGTGAAATATGTCAATTTCTTCTTCTACTTGCATGTTAATTTGAAGGACATTAAGGAGCattcttcttctttctcctttAGAACCCGTTCCCTTACCTTTCACATCCCTCTCTTTAAACAGCACTAAGTGATTGGCACTTATTTATGCACATCAAAACTTGGTTATTTGTAATAGCTATTAATCTGCAAAATAATTTTCTCCTTCTAATTAAGCTTAAATTAAGATCATATGGTGAGGACTTCATCTGCTCCAAGAAATGACTAAGAAGAACTTTTATTAAATGCAAGTAAGACAGCCGAAAGATGGCAGAAATTTGGAAACCATGTTGCCCTCAGCTAAAATGTAGAAAATAAACTATATGAGACCCTGAGAACTAACCATGCAAGTGGAACTCCAAGGTTTTGTTTGGGACAAACTCATAAACTAACAACCTCTGGACCCCTGAAATGCAGTGTCCAACCAATGAAACAAGATGCTTGTGATGAACACGACTAATAATCTCCACCTCTGCTTGAAATTCACGCTCTCCCTGCCCACTTCCAACTTTTAGTTGCTTAATTGCAACCTCCTTCCCATCATGGAATACTCCcttgtatacatatccaaaacCACCCTGACCAAGGAGGTTGGTAACAGAGAAATTTGCGGTAGCAGTTGCTAATTCTTGATAGGTAAATGTAGTTCTGGAGACACTCAAGTTGGAATCAGAAGTTGGTTGTAGAAAATGTTTGTTAGAACTCAAGTTACTGCCAGTGGAAGGTGGCAGTGGAGGAGTAGATCCATCTACTGACGATACTTGTGAACCTGATGTAACAGCTGGTGGAGGAGAGGGATTTAGTGGTATCCTCACCATGCTTTCTGCTGATGGAGGAGCATTTTGTTGCCATTGATGATGTTGACCTCCAAAACAATTATCTGAGCATAAAACAAGCAGGAAAAAAAACCATATTAGGTAATAATGATGATAatttttgttgttgatgatgatgataacaATAGTAATAATATCATGGGAAGATTGCAAACAAAGACTGACGAAAAGGCAAATTacagaaccccccccccccccaaagggAGTGCATTCAGCTGAAGTTGGTCCTTAGGACATATAAGTGAGAAATACCATTAACTGAAAGTTAGTCTTAGCACATATAAGTGAAAAATGCCGCCAAATGTTTTAGCACAAAACCCTGATATAACAATTTCATTTTGTTTTTTAGCTTCCATTACTTATTTCCAGACTCTACTTCTGGAATTATTAATTCCGTTAAAGAGTACTAAGCTGACTGCAAAATAACATGGTAAAGCTGAAACGTAATAATTTTGCATCTAAAAAGTGCTGAAGAAATGGAACATCAAATATCCTCCCTTCCCAGCTAATAATCCCAAAAGAAATAAGAATATGATGCACTGAGGCTTGAATCTTCATTCAATCATCAATCATCATCAACTTAATGAAAAACACGAATATATTTCTCTTAGTGGATCATTCCTGGATAAATAATGACAATATTCAAAAGATCTCATCATCCTCGATCATAACCAAGGACACAATTTGAATTAGAAATGCAGTAAAGGATGATGAAAATTAACAGGTTTATTGTTGCCAAAATGCATAAGAAAAGTTTTTTGATAGTCCACTGTCCCTCAAGTTCCACAAATAAATTGAAAACACAGAgcgtaaaataataaaattaagagCCAACTGAGGGCCAATGTTCCACTAAAGAACATGACAAATTCAAATAAGTATTAAAATAGCATGAAATAGAATCTCCATTTTTAGACAGGTGCTAGAGAACAAAATATCAAAACGTGCCAACACTAAGGTCCAAATGCATATTAAATTTAGAAATTAAAAAACACTTATGTACATTCagattataattaattattcatAATCATTTTCACACAAATGACCCCCAATAAATGGTATACTTAACAAGTAAAATTAATGACTAGCAAGAATGGATGATGACTTCATTAAGCAGATATAAACGTTGTATCAACCCAACTAAAGTAAAATACAAGAGGGATATTATTAAAATTGCAATTAAAGAAATAAATAAGTTAATACCAAAATGGTCATCAGAACCAATAAGAGATAATCACAAAGTTTCACCTTTGGGACCTTGTGAAGGAGCGTGACCAAAACCATCCAATCCAAGACGCTTTTTTCTCCTCTTATACCAAAGGGCAAAAATGCCCACGCAAATAAGCACAAGTGCTCCCCCAATCCCAATTCCCACTCCTAGTGCCACTAAAGTAGTACTGTTTGACGACGGAGCACCCGTTCTAGAGGTTCCATTGCCCGATGTAGGCGGCGGAATTATCAAGGTCGCCGGAGATGGCGGACTAGCAACGCCTGTAGCCGGAGGAGTTATACTGGGGTCCACCGGAGGTGGTGGAGCAGTTGCATTATCCGACGGCAAAAACGGCAACGTTGGGCCCGACGCCACTCCCGGaggcccaaaagacattacaggacttctcttttttctttttcttttttaaataaagTTTTTTTAGCACTCTGAAACTAAGATcttgtaattttttatttatttttttggtattttggGGTGGAGTGGAGGATTAGAGTGGACAGTTGGAGTAGCGACCAGACATAAAGACTAAGGAAAAAGGTTTAAGACATGGTGGAGAAACGTGAACagtgaagaagatgcagaaatGGAAAATGTGAAACGGCGTCGTTTATACAACTTGCGAAATATAGAGCACATGCCTTTTTTAAATACGAGGGGCGCTCTGTTTTATGACAGTACTTAGAAGCGTGTAATTCGGAGTCTGCGCACAATATGACGATACGAAGAATTAcggttgaaaaagaaaaaaaaaaggtggaatcaataaaataaaatgaaaaaaacgGGAAAGCAGATCGCGCGTGCGATTACAGCATGTGATTGGAGCTTTTGTCGATAGCTAGTGGACTATGCCCTTCCGTAGGCTTCTTGATCCAAGTTGTTGAACGACCATCAACCTTTTTGCCTAGAAGATAATTGTAGCCTCGTTCTCTCTTTTGATAATTGCAGTTTGCAACATTatgtttattttatcatttagaaATGATTTTTATCATATAGTGGATAAAATATTttcgtaaaaattgcatggggcgccTTATTTGGTCGTCCTTTTTTAACTTATATCCGTTTTGTTTTTCTGTTTGCGTCCGTACCCattttttgttaaaagcattttaaaaagacgattttgcccttcttttataaaagactattgacaaactgcaggacaaaaacttaagcatgtttaggctgaagttttagcaaataaactaaaaaaattcagcttgtttagactgaaatttcggataaaactcaggacaaaactgtagactgcgttacaaaacttcagcatattttgatatgaaattttagTATAtcaactaaataacttcaacatgcattagcaaaaactctttagaaaattatatactgcaagacaaaaacttaagcatgtttagtctgaaattttagcaaatgaactaaaaaaacttcagcatgtttagtatgaaattttagcaaatgaactaaataacttcagcatgttttgtctgatgttttagtaaatgaactaaataacttcagcattaattaccaaaaactcattagaaaattacatactacaagacataaacttaagcatgtttagtctgaagttttagcaaatgaactaaaaaattttagcatgtttagtctaaagttttagcaaatgaactaaataacttaagctggaattttagcaaatgaactaaataacttaagcatgtttagtctgaaattttgataaatgaactaaataacttaagcatgtttagtctgaagttttaggaaatgaactaaataacttaagcatgtttagtctgaagttttagcaaatgaactaaataacttcagcatgtttagactgaagtttcagaTAAAATTCATGACAAAACTTTAGAttgcaggataaataacttcagcatgcattagcatgaagttttagcttcaatgtgaaataATTTCATGCTATattagtatgaagttttagcttcaaggtgaaacaacttcatgcaagtgtgattctgaatATGAATCTGGACAAGTTTCTGATTTTTTATAAAGTTGCTGAGAGAAGAGGAGGAGATCGTTTTATATCTTTTTGTCATGGGTGTAATtatcatattattacggattttttgtgagatggctaccaaatcaataattttaaaaaataggatgcaggttaaaaggtggcacaaatatagggtacggctGCAAATCCCATAATATTTCCGGTTGAAGAGTGGGCTTCCTAAAGATAGAATTTCgtacatttttttaaaaagaaataagaaaaattaGTAAACAAAAAAATCATGATTCTTTGTGATTAAGCAACATTCTTTTCTTAGGTCAAAATTAATTTcagttttctcatttttttttaaacCTGTAATCGAGTTTCATATGTCAATCAATTTGAAATGGTCTCATCTCTAGATTTCACCTCTTTGCTTAGAATAAGAACCTtctgtttgacccaaaatttagatctaggTTCAAACAATTAGATTTACTAATAAAATGAAATTAATCTTAGCCAATATTAACATTCAAAAGATGTCTTAACCGATTTTGTAGCAAGATGGTATGAATATTATCTAAGTAGCAATAAATAGTGGCAAGATGGTTTtattcaatgatccaaaaataaaggAAGTAGCATGAAATAACAATAAGTAGTAATgaatggcatttaagtaaataaaagtatgTGAGTCACCCGAAAAGAGTGAGATTCTTTGGTATTTTTTCTGACACtgatgaatgattgatgagcctttaaatatttgaattctCCTTAGATTGTGGGAGAAAAGTTAGGCAAGAATctcaagaaaaaaatatattttgtatagGTATAATAAAGCAAGAATCTGCAGAGAATATCAATGTGTTGTCTTACAAATGAGTGTTCCTTCTTCCCTATAactattgtatacggtcaaaatcgtgcTTGCCCCATTTTGTATAGTTAATCGAGACCGGGATGACAGACTGAGGTTCAAtcccaagttatattggatcgttacatgaataaatattgcctagctcgtgattcagggatcgatcgagatcgagaccagctaagatcgagatcgagaaggatagagatctagcgagatcgaaggaagcctgctaagtcgaataacagaaagccgaGGAATCCGTGACCGGGCGAGGATTGTAGCAGAGATCTCGGCATATATCAagtcaagaccggttgattagccaatcagAAGATTCccttctgtatttagaattgtaccatatgtagaactcctctactatataaagagggttcCAATCATTTTATAAGGATATCCACGCAATATAAAACAGTATATTATTGTTCTCTTAAGCTTTCAATACTCTGTTGCTATGTTCATATTTTCCAGTAGAATATTCATTTGGTTCGAGGGCGACCTAGCTCGAGGACCAAAGCTGCTTATCTCATTTGGTTTGCTTTATTCTTCTTTACCGTCAATTTTCAATATTAATTCATATATTTTCTCAGTTGGTGCTAAgcgaaatcacgtgtccttaaaattatttataaattcaattgttatccatttttagggtaaacagtttggcgcccaccgtggggcgaaggataatagtgattgcctggTGCTAATTTTGTTAATACACATTGTTTTTGCACTTGTTCTTGTAAGCATTTTTTATTCCATGATcagcatgtcgaactctcaaACAGTACCCACACACATCGACAATGATCTTGGTTTTCATGGCGAAAACGACAACATAGTCGCCCCAGGAAACGAAGTGCCTCCAATTGATCTCGAGGGAGTACCAGTTGCAGACCCCATCGATGTCagttcccatgttgccctgaatgcaaatctgggcgtcgaccccgaaaatagcatccgCAGAGACGTTCGATCAGCCGGTCATAAAGCACATGCGGCGAAGAAGGCGAAATCAGCCTTCGAATAATATTCGAAATGCTACAGCTCAACAAGTTACAATAGCACAACTTTAAAATCAGAACCACGCACCGAGTAGGGTCGAACCCGAGCCATCATAGAAAGTTGTTCACAGGGCCGAACCAGTGCCAGGGAGGTCAAATGTAAATGACTCAGGGACCGACCCCGCTATCTTGAAAATGTTTGAGGAGCTGACAAAGCGAATTGAATCGagggagaagaagattgaagcgaatgacaaaaagtagaaacatataactcccgagttgatcaaattccgggggcaccaccgattttgaagggtttggattcaaagaagttcgtacaaaagcccttcccccgAGCGAGGCTCCTAAACCCATTGTAACGGCCCGtccgattgttttgagtattacaacccagttttcccatttactgcttaatttatactttacagttattttatgatttatcgggttaattggttcgggtccggtgaggttttagaataaattagaacacttagttccaaggcttaaagtttaagttggaaaagtcgaccggatgttgacttatgtgcaaacgacctcacatttgaattctgatgattccaatagttccgtatggtgattttggacttaggagcgtgtccgaaaaattatttggaggtccttagtggaattaggtttaaaatggcgaaaattaaatttttgagaagtttgaccgggggtgaaCGACCATCAACCTTTTTGCCTAGAAGAAAATTGTCGCCTCGTTCTCTTTTTGATAATTGCAGTTTGCAACATTatgtttattttatcatttagaaATGATTTTTATCATATAGTGGATAAAATATTTTCGGTTGAAGAGTGGGCTTCCTAAAGATAGAATTTCGtacatattttttaaagaaataagaaaaattaGTAAACAAAAAAATCATGATTCTTTGTGATTAAGCAACATTCTTTTCTTAGGTCAAAATTAATTTcagttttctcatttttttttaaacCTGTAATCGAGTTTCATATGTCAATCAATTTGAAATGGTCTCATCTCTAGATTCCACCTCTTTGCTTAGAATAAGAACCTtctgtttgacccaaaatttagatctaggTTCAAACAATTAGATTTACTAATAAAATGAAATTAATCTTAGCCAATATTAACATTCAAAAGATGTCTTAACCGATTTTGTGGCAAGATGGTATGAGTATTATCTAAGTAGCAATAAATGGTGGCAAGATGGCTATATTCAATGATCCAGTAGCATGAAATAACAATAAGTAGTAATAAATggcatttaaataaata
Encoded proteins:
- the LOC104105222 gene encoding proline-rich receptor-like protein kinase PERK15, whose product is MSFGPPGVASGPTLPFLPSDNATAPPPPVDPSITPPATGVASPPSPATLIIPPPTSGNGTSRTGAPSSNSTTLVALGVGIGIGGALVLICVGIFALWYKRRKKRLGLDGFGHAPSQGPKDNCFGGQHHQWQQNAPPSAESMVRIPLNPSPPPAVTSGSQVSSVDGSTPPLPPSTGSNLSSNKHFLQPTSDSNLSVSRTTFTYQELATATANFSVTNLLGQGGFGYVYKGVFHDGKEVAIKQLKVGSGQGEREFQAEVEIISRVHHKHLVSLVGHCISGVQRLLVYEFVPNKTLEFHLHEKGDITAGKEHSPLSWETRMRIALGSARGLAYLHEDCHPKIIHRDIKASNILIDDNFDAKVADFGLARLNYDTDTHVSTRVMGTFGYLAPEYALTGKLTDKSDVFSFGVMLLEIITGRRPIDKAQHYLDDNIVDWARPLLTQALDDDNFDTLADPRLEKNYDSTEMTRMVTCAAVCVRHLARRRPRMSQIVRALEGNLPLDDLNEGLRPGHSGIYESYGSSDFDSAQYKEDLKKFRKMALESQAQNSSECSGPTSEFGPHPSGSSSEGLRTTQDTRPSIDGRRDIRIE